The window TGATTCGCGCTAACGGTGGCAGTTGTCGAGATGTCGTCAAACATCACCAGATATCCCGACAGGTTCAGATTTCGGAAGCGAGCATCTTTGTTCGCGTCTACGAAGTAGTCAGCCCCGATGCGAAACTCGCCGGCTGACATCCAACTTCCGCCGCCACCACCCCCGGAGATGGTTACGGAAATTGCGCCCGCGTCGTTCATCAGGTACACCAAGCCAGGCACAACAGCCACCTTGCGCCCGGACCCGTTGAGTGTGATTGTCAGCCCTGCATAACTTCCGCCGACGGCCTCATTGTGAATCTTGGTCGTGACGCCGTTCAAGTTCAACGTCAGAGGTGCATCCGTGATCGTTACCGAGCCATCGGCCAGCCCCTTGATTTTGGCGTTTGCCGGGCTGCTTCCGCCGATCCAGACGTTCCGGCCCCAGAACCCGTAATCGGAGCCGTACTTGCCGATCCAGGCACAAATGCCATTCGATCCGTCGTAGGCATACAGCGCGTCGACCTGGTTGGCGCCGCCGACTACCAGGCGACCCGTAAGCAGGCTTCCGAGCACGGAGACATTGCCGTTCGCATCGGCTACGATGGGCGCATCCGCGGGAGACGCGCCGCCGATCATGGCCCGCTTGAACCAGGCGCCGGCGTAACCCGCGACGGCATCTCGCCAGGTTCCAGGGTTATCTACTTCGGGCGGCCGGCTGATCCAGCGCGGCCCGCTGCGGTCAAGCCGTATGATTTGGTCCGCGCCGCCGATGTGCGGGTACGCCTGTTTGAGCGCCGACAGGAATCGCCGCACCGCCTCAACGGGGTCACCGCTCCACGTGGCCGGATCTTGCCAGAGGGCTTCGCCGGGGTCTCCGTTCGCAATAACTATTTCCCGCCCGGCTTCAGGGGATGATCCCCCGGTTTCACAGACCACCCGGCCCGCGCGAAACGAATAGGCGTGAGTGACGTACCCCAGCTCCCCGTCAGCCGTGCGGCCCACTAGGACGGTGCCGTGCAGCGGTCGGTTTCCCGGGCCGCCGGTCTCTCCAGGCGCCATAGGCAGCGCGCACAGCCTCTCCACGCAGGCCAACAGATAAATAACCGTCTCCCGCCCCAAGGCTTCGCCGATGGCCTTGATATCGGTCGTGCCCAGTTGGCTAGCCAACTCCCGGGCCTTCTCTTCCTGGAACTCGCAAACCGGGCGCCGGCCGCTCGTGGCTATGTACGTCTGCGGGGCGACCTCGCGAATCTTCTCCCAGCGATCCGAGAGAACTCGCGAGTAGTCGTGTGCCGAGAGTCTGGAGTCGGTACCGAGAACTAGTGCGTTAGCGTCTTTCAAAACGATCATCGTTGACATCAAATTCCCCTCGAATGTGCGGCGCGTGCCGGTCGCTGGTACCTTCCCCCTACTTGCCCCTGGGAAATGCCCCAGAGAGGCTCACAGGCCGCTTTACGTGGATTCTGGCGCGTGGGGGGTTCGGACCGTTTCACCGCCAGGCGCAGTTTGTCCGCGTGCACCGCCGCCAGGTCTCGGAGGCGCGCGAGCAGCCCGCCCGGGTCACCCGTGCGCGCGATCGCGGTCTCGAGCTCGGGGCGCAGGTTGCGAAGCCAGCGCGAAGCGTCCAGGGCGGCGCCGGCCAGGCGGTCGCGTTCTTCGGACCATTCAACCTTGCTCACAGCAGCGTCACCATGACCGCCCGCAGGCCCTTGTCAGCCTGAACAATCTCAAATTCGACCAGGGCGCCTACTGTAATCTGCCGGTCGCCTTCGGTGCCGACCTGGGAGCAGTGGAAAAATACGTCTGGACAGCCGACC is drawn from Clostridia bacterium and contains these coding sequences:
- a CDS encoding cold shock domain-containing protein, which encodes MREKGTIKTYFDDRGFGFIRRVGCPDVFFHCSQVGTEGDRQITVGALVEFEIVQADKGLRAVMVTLL